In Ailuropoda melanoleuca isolate Jingjing chromosome X, ASM200744v2, whole genome shotgun sequence, a single genomic region encodes these proteins:
- the CRLF2 gene encoding cytokine receptor-like factor 2 isoform X3 — MKPSSPKDLNFQWHREAITVTCSDLPYKRLLYEIQYKSAFDTEWQSKEGETCNITTDGLDAEKCYFFRARVKTMESSYGPDTYPSDWSEVTHQQRGELRDSCQEKKLFPKFILISGMVALLTVFLLLSLWKVRRVKTLLIPTVPDPKFTFPGLFESHQGNFQEWIKDTQHVAHVHKLEAAEQECVPEDALVVHLVKNEAETPIVTTSSLCPQTEEEEASGDPSQLPCQPTHGGEMVSLGGFMFVMSDNSYITL; from the exons A TGAAACCCAGCTCTCCGAAAGACTTGAACTTCCAGTGGCATCGGGAAGCCATTACGGTGACCTGCTCTGATCTGCCCTACAAGCGTCTCCTCTATGAAATCCAGTACAAGAGTGCGTTTGACACTGAGTGGCAG tCCAAGGAGGGAGAAACCTGCAATATTACGACAGATGGCTTGGATGCTGAGAAATGTTATTTCTTCCGGGCCAGAGTGAAGACAATGGAGTCCAGCTACGGCCCTGACACATACCCGAGTGACTGGTCAGAGGTGACACACCAGCAGAGGGGAGAGCTGAGAG ATTCGTGCCAGGAGAAAAAGCTTTtcccaaagttcattttaatttctggCATGGTTGCCTTGCTGACCGTGTTCCTTCTTCTGTCTTTATGGAAAGTACGGAG AGTTAAGACGCTCCTCATACCCACCGTGCCCGATCCCAAATTCACCTTCCCTGGGCTCTTTGAATCCCACCAGGGTAACTTCCAG GAGTGGATCAAAGACACGCAGCACGTGGCCCACGTGCATAAGCTGGAGGCTGCAGAGCAGGAGTGCGTCCCGGAAGATGCCCTAGTGGTCCACCTGGTCAAGAACGAAGCCGAGACGCCCATCGTGACGACCAGCTCTTTGTGCCCacagacagaggaggaagaggcctCCGGGGACCCCAGTCAGCTCCCTTGCCAGCCCACGCATGGCGGCGAGATGGTCTCTCTTGGGGGTTTTATGTTTGTGATGAGTGACAACTCATACATAACGTTATGA